In one window of Sphingomonas glaciei DNA:
- the rph gene encoding ribonuclease PH, protein MRPSGRAPDQMRELRFEPGFTKHAEGSCLVSFGDTRVLVTASLEEKVPPFLRGKGQGWVTAEYGMLPRATHTRGAREAAKGKQSGRTQEIQRLIGRSLRAVTNLQLLGERQIVLDCDVIQADGGTRTAAISGAWVALRLAVDGIMSKLSADPIRTQVAAVSCGFHQDTAVLDLDYLEDSTAGSDGNFVLTADGAIVEAQLTAEGATFDEEGLLRLLRLARIGCGDIFAAQLKACGR, encoded by the coding sequence ATGCGCCCATCCGGCCGCGCCCCCGACCAGATGCGCGAATTGCGCTTCGAACCCGGCTTCACCAAGCACGCCGAAGGCTCCTGCCTCGTCAGCTTCGGCGACACTCGCGTGCTGGTTACCGCCAGCCTCGAGGAAAAGGTCCCGCCGTTCCTGCGCGGCAAGGGCCAGGGCTGGGTCACCGCCGAATATGGCATGCTCCCCCGCGCCACCCACACCCGCGGCGCGCGTGAAGCGGCCAAGGGCAAGCAGTCGGGCCGTACCCAGGAAATCCAGCGCCTGATCGGCCGCTCGCTCCGCGCCGTCACCAACCTGCAACTGCTCGGCGAGCGTCAGATCGTGCTCGACTGCGACGTGATCCAGGCCGACGGCGGCACCCGCACCGCCGCCATCTCGGGCGCCTGGGTCGCGCTTCGCCTCGCGGTCGACGGGATCATGAGCAAGCTCTCCGCCGACCCGATCCGCACCCAGGTCGCCGCAGTCAGCTGCGGGTTCCACCAGGACACCGCGGTCCTCGACCTCGACTATCTCGAGGACTCGACCGCCGGCAGCGACGGCAACTTCGTTCTCACCGCCGACGGCGCGATCGTCGAGGCACAGCTGACCGCCGAAGGCGCGACCTTCGATGAGGAAGGGCTGCTGCGCCTGCTCCGCCTTGCCCGTATCGGCTGCGGCGATATCTTCGCTGCTCAGCTTAAGGCGTGCGGGCGGTGA
- the rdgB gene encoding RdgB/HAM1 family non-canonical purine NTP pyrophosphatase, with product MNAVGPKLVIATHNEGKLREIRALVAPFGIECLGAAELDLPEPEETGTSFVANAELKARAAADLTGLPALSDDSGLSIDALNGDPGIHSARWAEDEAGNRDFGRAMQKVEQALQAAGPEAGRDAHFTCALSLAWPDGRTESFEGKVFGHLVYPPRGANGFGYDPIFVPHGHEKTFGEMEPEAKHAMSHRAKAFEQLVQWLAT from the coding sequence GTGAACGCGGTCGGGCCGAAGCTGGTCATCGCGACTCATAACGAGGGCAAGCTGCGCGAAATACGCGCGCTGGTCGCGCCGTTCGGGATCGAATGCCTCGGTGCTGCCGAACTCGACCTGCCCGAGCCCGAGGAGACCGGTACCAGCTTCGTCGCCAATGCGGAACTGAAGGCCCGCGCCGCTGCCGACCTGACCGGCCTCCCCGCCCTGTCCGACGACAGCGGCCTCAGCATCGACGCACTGAACGGCGATCCCGGCATTCACTCCGCCCGCTGGGCCGAGGATGAGGCCGGCAACCGCGACTTCGGTCGGGCGATGCAGAAGGTCGAGCAAGCGCTGCAAGCCGCCGGACCCGAGGCCGGCCGCGACGCGCATTTCACTTGCGCCCTGTCGCTTGCCTGGCCCGACGGCCGCACCGAAAGCTTCGAGGGCAAGGTGTTCGGCCATCTCGTCTATCCGCCGCGCGGGGCCAACGGCTTCGGTTACGATCCCATCTTCGTGCCGCATGGCCACGAGAAGACCTTCGGCGAGATGGAGCCGGAGGCCAAGCACGCCATGAGCCACCGCGCCAAGGCGTTCGAGCAATTGGTGCAATGGCTGGCGACCTAG
- the hemW gene encoding radical SAM family heme chaperone HemW, whose product MAGDLALYLHWPFCVSKCPYCDFNSHVRESIDQQAWRDALLADLAYEAGLLPGRRLTSIFFGGGTPSLMDPATAGALIEAAKSHWSASDDVEITLEANPSSVEAARFADLAAAGINRVSLGLQSLDDSALRFLGRAHSAREGLAALDVAQRHFGRVSFDLIYALPGQTIAEWQAMLDTALALGTGHLSLYQLTIEPGTRFAALHAAGKLAPLDTDEAADMFELTGEVTAAAGLPLYEISNHARPGEESRHNLTYWRYADYAGVGPGAHGRRHGQRTVRHKKPENFFSGLARNGHGIVEEAPLSPIESADEALVMGLRLAEGIDPEAIRSRFGLDRLIDDRAVARLVASGHLSWTGDRLHTTPAGRLLLDHILGQIADPHPPSAVIRSA is encoded by the coding sequence ATGGCTGGCGACCTAGCCCTCTACCTTCACTGGCCGTTCTGCGTCAGCAAATGCCCCTATTGCGACTTCAACAGCCACGTTCGCGAGTCGATCGACCAGCAGGCGTGGCGTGATGCGCTGCTCGCCGACCTCGCCTATGAGGCGGGCCTTCTCCCGGGTCGCCGCCTCACCAGCATCTTCTTCGGCGGCGGCACTCCATCGCTGATGGACCCGGCCACTGCCGGAGCGCTGATCGAGGCTGCCAAGAGCCACTGGTCCGCTTCCGACGATGTCGAGATCACGCTTGAGGCCAATCCTTCTTCGGTCGAGGCCGCGCGTTTCGCCGACCTCGCCGCCGCCGGCATCAACCGCGTCAGCCTCGGTCTCCAGTCTCTCGACGACAGCGCCCTTCGTTTCCTCGGCCGCGCCCATTCGGCGCGCGAGGGCCTGGCTGCGCTCGACGTCGCGCAACGCCACTTCGGCCGCGTCAGCTTCGATCTCATCTACGCCCTGCCGGGGCAGACCATCGCTGAGTGGCAGGCAATGCTGGACACGGCTCTCGCGCTCGGCACCGGGCACCTTTCGCTCTATCAATTGACGATCGAGCCCGGCACCCGCTTCGCCGCGCTGCACGCCGCCGGCAAGCTCGCGCCGCTCGATACCGACGAGGCGGCCGACATGTTCGAATTGACCGGCGAGGTCACTGCCGCTGCGGGCCTCCCGCTCTACGAAATCAGCAACCACGCCCGCCCGGGCGAGGAAAGCCGCCACAACCTCACCTACTGGCGCTACGCCGATTATGCCGGCGTCGGCCCCGGCGCGCACGGCCGCCGCCACGGCCAGCGCACCGTTCGCCACAAGAAGCCAGAGAACTTCTTCTCCGGCCTCGCCCGCAACGGCCACGGCATCGTCGAGGAAGCGCCGCTGTCGCCGATCGAGTCCGCCGACGAGGCGCTGGTCATGGGCTTGCGGCTGGCCGAGGGTATCGATCCGGAAGCGATCCGGTCCCGCTTCGGTCTCGACCGCCTGATCGACGATCGCGCCGTCGCCCGCCTCGTCGCCAGCGGCCACCTGTCGTGGACCGGCGACCGCCTCCACACCACGCCGGCAGGCCGGCTCCTACTCGATCACATCCTCGGCCAGATCGCCGACCCTCACCCGCCGTCGGCGGTGATCCGTTCGGCATAG